One Oceanispirochaeta sp. M1 genomic region harbors:
- a CDS encoding zinc-binding dehydrogenase, with translation MSKAALYKGNKIIEVVEREAQPLKPEEVRLEVAYCGICGTDRHAYHGVMDARIGKDAIIGHEMSGVIRECGSAVKDHNIGDTVVVRPLDWCGECPTCKRGFTHICENLNFIGLDSEGAFQSSWNVNQRILHKVPEGVSLKDAALVEPLAVACHDVRRSGATSDDFALIIGGGPIGILIAQVLKSKGVTFVLSEVNETRLSIAESLGIKTLNPTKDDIPAALKEMNNGSLADIVFEVSASQPGALSMTAFARPRGKIVLVGIFGSNPEVCLKDFFWKELELFGARVYAAEDFDEALQVLNRDDFPAESIISKIYPLEEMEQAFKDLDEDLSVMKILVQCGDLK, from the coding sequence ATGAGTAAAGCAGCCCTTTATAAAGGGAATAAAATAATAGAAGTTGTAGAAAGAGAAGCACAGCCCCTGAAGCCTGAGGAAGTACGCCTCGAAGTAGCATACTGCGGGATTTGTGGCACTGACAGACATGCCTACCATGGTGTTATGGATGCCAGAATAGGTAAAGATGCCATTATCGGGCATGAGATGTCCGGTGTTATCAGAGAGTGCGGATCTGCGGTTAAAGACCATAATATCGGTGATACAGTTGTTGTCCGCCCTCTGGACTGGTGTGGTGAATGTCCCACCTGTAAGAGAGGATTTACACATATCTGTGAAAACCTGAACTTTATCGGTCTGGATTCTGAAGGTGCCTTTCAGTCTTCCTGGAATGTAAATCAGAGAATCCTGCATAAGGTTCCCGAAGGTGTAAGTCTGAAAGATGCTGCTCTGGTAGAACCCCTGGCTGTAGCCTGTCATGATGTGCGTCGCTCGGGTGCTACATCTGATGATTTTGCTTTGATTATCGGCGGCGGCCCCATCGGAATTCTTATTGCACAGGTTCTTAAAAGTAAGGGTGTAACCTTTGTCCTTTCCGAAGTAAATGAAACCCGTCTCTCAATTGCCGAGTCACTGGGTATTAAAACCCTTAATCCCACTAAAGATGATATTCCTGCAGCCCTGAAAGAGATGAATAACGGGTCTCTGGCTGATATCGTATTTGAAGTTTCAGCTTCTCAGCCCGGAGCACTCTCCATGACCGCCTTTGCCCGTCCCCGTGGTAAGATCGTACTGGTAGGTATTTTCGGTTCAAATCCCGAAGTCTGTCTGAAGGACTTCTTCTGGAAAGAGCTTGAGCTGTTTGGTGCCAGAGTATATGCGGCCGAAGATTTTGATGAGGCTCTTCAGGTTTTAAATAGAGACGATTTTCCTGCGGAGTCAATTATATCAAAAATATATCCTCTGGAAGAGATGGAACAGGCCTTTAAAGATCTTGATGAAGATCTCTCTGTTATGAAAATTCTTGTACAGTGTGGAGACTTGAAATGA
- a CDS encoding IclR family transcriptional regulator: protein MAVQILDKSFLVLETLSRDFAGLSVSELSKKVDLNITTVHRILGTFSDRGYIQQDRDKRYSLSQKFIELSSSYLNGLDLKGVAGSFLKKMSSELQMTVFLATLMDNQAVYIDRHDSFNKLRRYTSIGERKPLYCTALGKSLLLGFSTKDIDRYIENCDFERFTETTVSSREQLLKDLETSSIRGWSVDYEEVIEGIICFAAPIYDYRGHIIAAMSTSINKEDMNPASQDKIINTLIEVSRLISEKMGYRPSE from the coding sequence ATGGCTGTTCAAATACTGGACAAATCTTTTTTAGTTTTGGAAACATTGTCCCGTGATTTTGCGGGTCTGAGCGTTTCTGAGTTATCAAAAAAGGTTGATCTTAATATAACTACAGTTCATAGAATCCTCGGTACTTTTTCAGATAGAGGATATATCCAGCAGGATAGGGATAAACGTTACAGTTTGAGTCAGAAATTTATTGAATTATCAAGTTCCTATCTGAATGGACTTGATTTGAAGGGTGTTGCCGGCTCTTTTTTAAAGAAGATGTCATCAGAATTGCAAATGACCGTTTTTCTGGCCACTTTGATGGATAATCAAGCCGTTTATATTGATAGGCATGATAGTTTTAATAAGCTGAGACGTTATACAAGCATAGGTGAGCGGAAGCCCCTGTACTGTACAGCACTGGGTAAATCCCTACTTCTGGGATTTAGTACTAAAGATATTGATAGATATATTGAGAATTGTGATTTTGAAAGATTTACTGAAACTACTGTCAGCAGTAGAGAACAGCTTCTCAAGGATCTTGAAACCAGCTCCATCAGAGGCTGGTCGGTTGATTATGAGGAAGTTATTGAAGGCATTATCTGTTTTGCCGCCCCTATTTATGATTACCGGGGACATATTATTGCTGCTATGAGTACCTCTATCAATAAAGAAGATATGAATCCTGCAAGTCAGGATAAAATAATAAATACTCTCATTGAAGTGTCACGGCTAATATCAGAAAAAATGGGATATCGGCCTTCCGAGTAA
- a CDS encoding aldo/keto reductase has product MKNIKIGNKGISSSELCLGTMYFGIKVPEDESFRLMDYYYDQGGRFYDTANKYATWIPGFPEPVGELMLGRWIKSRSNRADVQIATKMGFPYGVVPLGLKKELIIQEVDKSLKRLGVEQIDLLYAHTDDYDTPQEEYMEAFDSVVKSGKVKALGSSNFYAWRMAAANEIAEKNGWTPFSCTQAKLSVLWPKVNANFGRQLPVTAEMLDYCKVQDIALLCYSPLLQGFFGRTDRDMPADYDTPQNNEILNYFRDAAADMNVSANTLVLSWMREQGMIPLITGSSLQQIKENIDSLDYSLSKEISDKIAGLYYPHRE; this is encoded by the coding sequence ATGAAGAATATTAAGATAGGAAATAAAGGTATCAGCAGTTCTGAGCTCTGCCTGGGAACTATGTACTTCGGTATCAAAGTGCCCGAAGATGAATCCTTCCGCCTGATGGATTATTACTATGATCAGGGCGGCCGTTTTTATGATACCGCCAATAAGTATGCAACCTGGATTCCTGGATTCCCTGAGCCTGTGGGAGAGCTGATGTTGGGCCGCTGGATCAAATCCAGATCAAATAGAGCTGATGTTCAGATCGCCACAAAGATGGGTTTTCCCTACGGTGTTGTTCCTCTGGGACTAAAAAAAGAGCTGATTATCCAGGAAGTGGATAAGAGTCTGAAGCGTCTTGGTGTTGAGCAGATTGATCTGCTCTATGCCCATACCGATGACTATGACACTCCCCAGGAAGAGTATATGGAAGCCTTTGATTCCGTTGTTAAATCCGGAAAGGTTAAAGCTCTGGGTTCAAGTAATTTTTATGCCTGGCGCATGGCGGCAGCTAATGAAATTGCAGAGAAGAACGGATGGACTCCCTTCAGCTGTACACAGGCAAAGCTCTCTGTTCTCTGGCCTAAAGTAAATGCTAATTTTGGGAGACAGCTCCCTGTCACTGCTGAAATGCTGGATTACTGCAAGGTTCAGGATATAGCACTACTCTGTTATTCTCCCCTCCTGCAGGGATTTTTCGGAAGAACAGACCGAGATATGCCTGCTGATTACGATACTCCCCAGAATAATGAGATTTTGAACTATTTCAGAGATGCTGCGGCAGATATGAATGTTTCAGCCAATACGCTGGTTCTGAGCTGGATGAGAGAGCAGGGAATGATTCCCCTTATTACAGGAAGTTCACTGCAGCAGATCAAGGAGAACATAGATTCACTGGATTATAGTCTAAGCAAAGAGATCAGCGACAAAATTGCCGGTCTGTATTATCCTCACAGGGAATAA
- a CDS encoding IclR family transcriptional regulator, with amino-acid sequence MSIQSIDRAFDIIELVSHNSQGINLSDMAAALSLPISTVYRITADLVKKGYVDKNTALNTYKIGSKFLELTSPFLVNLELKTEAHPFLMELSAQVGFPVFLAVMMDHEVSYLDKVDSTERPGEYSIIGQKRSLFTTSLGKALLFNHSDDNILKIIEEKGMVHYTLYSITEPRNFLDDLGKCRDRGWSSDNQEDRLDFRCVGVPISGHADNIVAAISCSWDKSFFGTIKPEDMAAKVRICADKISEHLVNQSN; translated from the coding sequence ATGAGCATTCAATCCATAGACAGAGCATTTGACATAATAGAACTTGTTTCTCATAATTCCCAGGGAATCAATCTGAGTGATATGGCGGCAGCTCTGTCACTTCCCATCAGTACGGTTTATAGAATTACAGCCGATCTGGTGAAAAAGGGATATGTCGATAAAAATACGGCTCTGAATACCTATAAAATCGGTTCAAAATTCCTGGAATTGACCAGCCCCTTTCTTGTAAACCTGGAACTCAAAACGGAAGCCCATCCCTTTCTGATGGAATTATCGGCGCAGGTCGGCTTTCCTGTGTTTCTGGCAGTTATGATGGATCATGAAGTCTCTTATCTGGATAAAGTTGATTCCACAGAGAGGCCCGGAGAGTATTCCATCATAGGGCAGAAACGTTCTCTTTTTACCACATCTCTGGGTAAGGCCCTGCTGTTCAATCATAGCGATGACAATATTCTGAAGATAATAGAGGAGAAGGGGATGGTTCACTATACTCTCTACTCTATAACTGAGCCCCGGAATTTTCTGGATGATCTGGGAAAGTGCAGAGACAGAGGATGGTCATCTGATAATCAGGAGGACCGTCTGGATTTCCGATGTGTGGGAGTTCCCATATCCGGACATGCTGATAATATTGTTGCCGCTATCAGCTGTAGCTGGGATAAGAGTTTCTTTGGAACAATTAAGCCCGAAGACATGGCCGCAAAGGTCCGGATCTGTGCTGACAAAATTTCTGAGCATCTTGTAAATCAATCAAATTAA
- a CDS encoding HD domain-containing phosphohydrolase codes for MSENKPEEKLLRFAAAAPAVPKTEYGYKYKVIVADDDKDVHTVTQLVLKNFIFEGAGIEFIDTYSGEETIQALKDNDDIAVILLDVVMEENTSGLDVVEYTRNVLKNDMTRIILKTGQPGIAPEERVIIDYDINDYKSKAELTAQKFTTTLHTAIRNYRDLRKLANHKKGLEMVIASSADFYHYNNLKEFFSGLLSQLNNLRNFHSDAFMASTMRAPKEDSFIAYSQENQFHLIAGTGRFSGECEKPLNEMNLKVELTEFLKSKRERTLYYKKDNECYIGYYKGYDNSENLIYLEGQVNEINEDMIRLFLTNFSFAFDRLFMNKKMIGGMKQIIMMLGELIEYRDGETGSHVRRVSEMVYLMAKKAGKSDEECDDLSIASMVHDIGKIAIDDAILRKPGKLTTEEFAIIKEHTSTGYAILKDSTISTIRIAAEIALNHHEKWEGGGYPNNISGEEIPWAARLTAIVDVFDALANKRYYKDAWPEQEIFDLLKKEKGIAFDPPLVELFFENRDAIMEIQKKYPDS; via the coding sequence AAGGATGTACATACGGTCACCCAGCTGGTACTTAAAAACTTCATCTTTGAAGGCGCAGGTATTGAATTTATAGATACCTATAGCGGTGAAGAAACAATTCAGGCTCTGAAGGATAATGATGATATCGCAGTAATCCTGCTGGATGTGGTTATGGAGGAGAATACCTCAGGTCTCGATGTTGTTGAATATACCAGGAATGTATTGAAAAATGACATGACCAGAATTATTCTGAAAACAGGCCAGCCCGGGATCGCACCCGAAGAAAGAGTCATCATAGACTACGACATCAACGACTATAAATCTAAAGCAGAACTCACTGCCCAGAAATTCACCACGACCCTCCACACCGCAATCCGCAACTACCGGGATCTACGTAAACTGGCCAATCACAAAAAAGGCCTGGAGATGGTCATTGCGTCATCCGCTGATTTTTATCATTATAATAATCTGAAAGAATTCTTTTCAGGCCTTCTCAGCCAGCTGAATAATCTGAGAAATTTTCACAGTGATGCCTTTATGGCCAGCACCATGAGAGCTCCAAAAGAAGACAGTTTCATAGCCTATTCACAGGAAAATCAGTTTCATCTGATTGCAGGTACAGGACGTTTTTCCGGGGAATGTGAAAAACCTCTTAATGAGATGAATCTTAAAGTTGAATTGACAGAATTCCTCAAATCAAAGAGAGAAAGGACCCTCTACTATAAAAAGGATAATGAGTGCTATATCGGGTATTATAAAGGTTATGACAATTCAGAGAACCTTATCTACCTCGAGGGTCAAGTCAATGAGATAAATGAAGATATGATCCGCCTCTTTCTGACTAATTTCAGCTTTGCCTTTGACCGGCTCTTTATGAATAAGAAGATGATAGGCGGTATGAAGCAGATTATTATGATGCTGGGGGAACTGATCGAATACAGAGATGGAGAGACAGGCTCCCATGTCCGCAGAGTATCCGAAATGGTCTATCTGATGGCAAAAAAAGCCGGGAAAAGCGATGAGGAATGTGATGATTTAAGCATAGCCTCCATGGTTCATGATATCGGAAAAATTGCCATTGATGATGCCATACTGCGAAAACCTGGAAAACTTACAACAGAAGAGTTCGCTATTATCAAGGAACACACCAGTACTGGATATGCAATCTTAAAGGATTCCACCATTTCGACAATCAGGATTGCCGCCGAAATAGCCCTGAATCACCATGAGAAATGGGAGGGGGGAGGATATCCCAATAATATCAGCGGAGAAGAGATACCCTGGGCTGCCCGTTTAACTGCTATAGTTGATGTTTTTGATGCTCTTGCCAATAAGCGCTATTATAAAGATGCATGGCCGGAGCAGGAGATATTCGACCTTCTTAAAAAGGAAAAGGGAATAGCTTTTGATCCACCCCTGGTTGAACTCTTCTTTGAAAATAGAGATGCTATTATGGAAATTCAGAAAAAATATCCCGACTCTTAA